A genomic stretch from Serratia entomophila includes:
- a CDS encoding RNase A-like domain-containing protein — MASSEGLRIALSPVQLAAVMSDSTVTEGETWSNRLMGGLGVAGGVVELIGAGVMCYAPDPTLLTKVGCVVVGTHSMDSIKAASNQIVTGQPTTTDTYKSAVSLAQTLGADENTAYNVGLAVDIAVPLVFATALGAVRAASVRVGQIRLLEHESIAGVKGGGHTIAKHVAKSPEELLGRLAKSPGLQTASTFTDLRTAEQVISRVLKFNNALIKRWAQQSASANVLELTYQAGKAIGFGYRQGSAIKLTSNSVRVVLLKKVYNGKPYYILTAYPIIR; from the coding sequence ATGGCCTCAAGCGAAGGATTGCGGATAGCGCTTTCACCAGTGCAGTTGGCTGCCGTAATGTCGGACAGCACAGTGACAGAAGGCGAAACGTGGAGTAACCGGCTTATGGGCGGTCTTGGCGTGGCGGGAGGGGTTGTCGAGCTCATTGGCGCCGGTGTCATGTGTTATGCCCCTGACCCAACACTTTTAACCAAGGTTGGATGCGTGGTTGTCGGCACCCACAGCATGGACAGTATCAAAGCCGCATCAAACCAGATCGTCACAGGGCAACCGACAACGACTGATACATACAAGTCGGCGGTTTCGCTAGCGCAGACGTTAGGGGCCGATGAAAATACCGCTTACAACGTGGGCCTGGCCGTGGATATTGCGGTTCCTTTGGTTTTTGCGACCGCGTTAGGGGCCGTGCGCGCTGCTTCTGTTCGCGTTGGGCAGATAAGATTACTCGAGCACGAGTCTATTGCCGGCGTGAAAGGCGGCGGGCATACCATAGCTAAGCATGTTGCTAAAAGCCCGGAGGAGTTATTGGGGCGTCTGGCAAAAAGCCCAGGCTTGCAAACAGCATCGACGTTTACCGATTTACGCACTGCCGAACAGGTAATCAGTCGAGTTTTGAAATTCAATAATGCGCTGATAAAGCGATGGGCGCAGCAGTCGGCATCGGCCAACGTGCTTGAACTCACATATCAGGCGGGTAAAGCGATCGGCTTTGGCTACAGGCAAGGAAGTGCCATTAAGTTAACTTCCAACAGCGTGCGCGTCGTCTTACTCAAAAAGGTGTACAACGGTAAGCCATATTACATTTTGACTGCTTACCCCATTATCAGATAA
- a CDS encoding contact-dependent growth inhibition system immunity protein, producing MVAPVPNLGTLVRVFFGQDYDLFGESVEEILESYRDTENAETVQKTVDEATMLLTLYPEQQRLEAVFAELVEGEFAPAPWGHTVQSFLEKVISTLRA from the coding sequence ATGGTGGCTCCAGTACCTAACCTCGGCACTCTTGTTCGCGTTTTTTTTGGGCAGGATTACGATTTATTTGGCGAGTCCGTAGAGGAAATTCTTGAATCCTACCGGGATACAGAAAACGCTGAGACAGTGCAAAAAACAGTAGATGAAGCCACAATGTTGCTAACGCTATACCCGGAGCAGCAGCGACTTGAAGCTGTCTTTGCCGAACTGGTTGAAGGGGAGTTTGCTCCTGCGCCATGGGGACACACAGTGCAATCCTTTCTTGAAAAAGTGATTTCGACTTTGAGAGCTTGA
- the glgB gene encoding 1,4-alpha-glucan branching enzyme, translated as MPVLPDRDVIDQLISGHYADPFALLGMHAADNGLQVRALLPDATEVWLVEQQTGRRLVQLNCDDPRGFFSATVPRRKTPFRYQLQVSWRDHQQIVDDPYRFGPLLQDIDSWLLAEGTHLRPYERLGAHLATLDGVDGVSFAVWAPNAQRVSVVGEFNFWDGRRHPMRRRRENGIWELFLPGVQAGQLYKYEIIDCYGNTQLKADPYAFEAQMRPDTASLVAPLPEVVAQTDARRRANDFDRPISIYEVHLGSWRRHTDDNFWLSYGELAAQLIGYVKDMGFTHIELLPINEHPFDGSWGYQPLGLYAPTRRFGTPADFKAFVAAAHQAGINVILDWVPGHFPSDAYGLANFDGTALYEYADPREGFHQDWNTLIYNYGRHEVRNYLAGNALYWLERFGIDALRVDAVASMIYRDYSRADGEWVPNYYGGNENLEAIAFLRYTNQTLGKERPGAVTLAEESTDYPGVTLPPEANGLGFHYKWNLGWMHDTLNYMKCDPVHRKYHHNQMTFGMLYAYTENFVLPISHDEVVHGKKSILDRMPGDAWQKFANLRAYYGFMWAHPGKKLLFMGCEFAQGREWNFDTSLDWHLLEGLDNWHNGVQRLVRDLNRCYQQQAPLYERDYRPDGFEWLVVDDHDNSVFAFARYDSQGNELIAVSNFTPVPRHHYRIGISRSGAYREILNTDSHHYHGSNAGNQGRVEAEHVGSHGREYSISVTVPPLATVYLLREAP; from the coding sequence ATGCCTGTACTTCCCGATCGTGACGTGATTGATCAGCTTATCTCCGGCCATTACGCCGACCCCTTCGCGCTGCTGGGCATGCACGCGGCCGACAACGGCCTGCAGGTGCGCGCGCTGCTGCCGGACGCCACCGAGGTGTGGCTGGTGGAACAGCAGACCGGCCGCCGGCTGGTGCAGCTGAACTGCGATGACCCGCGGGGCTTCTTCAGCGCCACCGTGCCGCGCCGTAAAACCCCTTTCCGTTACCAGCTGCAGGTCAGCTGGCGCGATCACCAGCAAATCGTCGACGATCCCTACCGGTTTGGCCCCTTATTGCAGGATATCGACAGCTGGCTGCTGGCGGAGGGCACCCATTTGCGCCCTTACGAGCGGCTGGGCGCCCATCTGGCGACGCTGGACGGCGTCGACGGCGTCAGCTTTGCGGTCTGGGCGCCCAACGCCCAGCGCGTGTCGGTGGTGGGGGAGTTCAACTTTTGGGACGGCCGCCGCCATCCGATGCGTCGCCGCCGCGAAAACGGCATCTGGGAGCTGTTTCTGCCCGGCGTGCAGGCGGGCCAGCTGTATAAATATGAAATCATCGACTGCTACGGCAACACCCAGCTGAAGGCCGATCCTTACGCCTTTGAGGCGCAGATGCGCCCGGATACCGCCTCGCTGGTGGCGCCGTTGCCGGAGGTGGTCGCGCAGACGGATGCACGCCGCCGCGCCAACGATTTTGATCGGCCAATCTCCATCTACGAGGTGCATCTGGGCTCGTGGCGCCGCCATACCGACGACAACTTCTGGCTCAGCTACGGCGAGCTGGCGGCGCAGCTGATAGGCTACGTCAAGGACATGGGCTTTACCCATATCGAGCTGCTGCCGATCAACGAACATCCGTTCGACGGCAGCTGGGGCTATCAGCCGTTGGGGCTGTATGCGCCGACCCGGCGTTTCGGCACCCCGGCCGACTTCAAAGCTTTCGTGGCGGCGGCGCACCAGGCGGGCATCAACGTGATCCTCGACTGGGTGCCGGGGCACTTCCCCAGCGACGCCTACGGGCTGGCGAATTTCGACGGCACCGCGCTGTACGAATACGCCGATCCGCGCGAAGGTTTCCATCAGGACTGGAACACCCTGATCTACAACTATGGCCGCCATGAGGTGCGCAACTACCTGGCGGGCAACGCGCTGTATTGGCTGGAGCGCTTTGGCATCGATGCGCTGCGCGTCGATGCGGTGGCCTCGATGATCTACCGCGACTACAGCCGCGCCGACGGCGAATGGGTGCCGAATTACTACGGCGGCAACGAAAATCTGGAGGCCATCGCCTTCCTGCGCTACACCAATCAGACCCTCGGCAAAGAGCGGCCCGGCGCGGTGACGCTGGCGGAAGAGTCCACCGATTATCCCGGCGTCACCTTGCCGCCGGAGGCCAACGGCCTGGGGTTCCACTACAAATGGAATCTGGGTTGGATGCACGACACGCTCAACTACATGAAGTGCGATCCGGTGCACCGCAAGTATCACCATAACCAGATGACCTTCGGCATGCTGTACGCCTACACCGAGAACTTTGTGCTGCCGATCTCGCATGACGAAGTGGTGCACGGCAAGAAGTCGATTCTCGACCGCATGCCCGGCGACGCCTGGCAGAAATTCGCCAACCTGCGCGCCTACTACGGCTTTATGTGGGCGCATCCCGGCAAGAAGCTGCTGTTTATGGGCTGCGAGTTCGCCCAGGGGCGCGAGTGGAACTTCGATACCAGCCTCGACTGGCACCTGCTGGAAGGGCTGGACAACTGGCATAACGGCGTGCAAAGGCTGGTGCGCGATCTGAACCGCTGCTACCAGCAGCAGGCGCCGCTGTATGAGCGGGATTACCGCCCCGACGGCTTCGAATGGCTGGTGGTCGACGATCACGACAACTCGGTGTTCGCCTTCGCCCGCTACGACTCGCAGGGCAATGAGCTGATCGCCGTCAGCAACTTTACGCCGGTGCCGCGCCATCATTATCGCATCGGCATCTCCCGTTCCGGCGCCTATCGGGAGATCCTCAACACCGATTCGCACCACTACCACGGCAGCAACGCCGGCAACCAGGGGAGGGTCGAGGCCGAGCACGTCGGCAGCCACGGCCGCGAATACTCCATCAGCGTGACGGTGCCGCCGCTGGCGACTGTCTATCTGCTGCGGGAGGCGCCATGA
- the glgX gene encoding glycogen debranching protein GlgX produces the protein MTELTPGLAAPLGAHYDGNGINFTLYSARAERVELCLFDEQQRERRLPLPARSGDIWHGYLPGGKPEQRYGYRVYGPFDPAQGLYFNPNKLLLDPAARAVEGPVADHLHLHGGYDWQEAQDSAELMPKCVVVDERYDWQDDRPPAIPWGNTVIYEAHVRGLTLLHPEIPQALRGSFAALGHPVMIAYFQRLGITALELLPVQQHTSEPRLQRLGLINYWGYNVLAPYAPDNRYASLRTDSTPLREFRDAVKALHRAGIEVILDVVFNHSAELDRDGPTLSLRGIDNPGYYWLTPDGDYVNDTGCGNTLRLDTPQGVAWVMDCLRFWVGECHVDGFRFDLGSVLGRTPAFDRDAPLFQALLADDLLSRCKLIAEPWDIGPGGYQVGAFPGRFAEWNDHYRDDMRRFWLLGEASLGQFAQRFAASSDLFKARGRAPYATINMLTAHDGFTLQDLVSFSQKHNQPNGEGNRDGSDRNFSNNHGVEGPTADDAILQRRRASQRALLATLLLSQGTPMLLAGDEHGHSQQGNNNAYCQDNATTWLDWATADDALTVYTAALIRLRRQIPALQRDRWWQEGDGSVQWLNAQGQPPDAQTWEQGELQLQILLSQRWLLVINATPQAVEMRLPDGDWQVVAPFTQEDSQAALPAWHQAAHSLCVLVQK, from the coding sequence ATGACGGAGCTGACGCCCGGCCTCGCCGCGCCGCTTGGGGCGCATTACGACGGTAACGGCATCAACTTTACCCTGTACTCCGCGCGCGCCGAGCGGGTGGAGCTGTGCCTGTTCGACGAGCAACAGCGCGAGCGGCGCCTGCCGCTGCCGGCGCGCAGCGGCGATATCTGGCACGGCTATCTGCCGGGCGGCAAGCCGGAGCAGCGTTACGGCTACCGGGTATACGGCCCGTTCGATCCGGCGCAGGGGCTGTACTTCAATCCCAACAAGCTGCTGTTGGATCCCGCCGCGCGCGCGGTCGAAGGGCCGGTAGCCGATCACCTGCATCTGCACGGCGGTTACGACTGGCAGGAAGCGCAGGACAGCGCGGAGCTGATGCCGAAGTGCGTGGTCGTCGACGAGCGCTATGACTGGCAGGATGATCGCCCGCCGGCTATTCCCTGGGGCAACACGGTGATTTATGAGGCGCACGTGCGCGGCCTGACGCTGTTGCATCCGGAGATCCCGCAGGCGCTGCGCGGCAGCTTCGCCGCCCTCGGCCACCCGGTGATGATCGCCTATTTCCAACGGCTCGGCATTACCGCGCTGGAGCTGCTGCCGGTGCAGCAACACACCTCCGAACCGCGCCTGCAGCGCCTGGGGCTGATCAACTACTGGGGCTATAACGTGCTGGCGCCCTATGCGCCGGATAACCGCTACGCCAGCCTGCGCACCGACAGCACGCCGCTGCGCGAATTCCGCGACGCGGTCAAGGCGCTGCATCGGGCCGGGATTGAGGTGATCCTCGACGTGGTGTTCAACCACAGCGCCGAGCTGGACCGGGACGGGCCGACGTTGTCTTTGCGCGGCATCGACAACCCGGGCTATTACTGGCTGACGCCCGACGGAGACTACGTCAACGACACCGGCTGCGGCAACACGCTGCGGCTGGATACGCCGCAGGGCGTGGCCTGGGTGATGGATTGCCTGCGCTTTTGGGTGGGCGAGTGCCACGTCGACGGCTTCCGCTTCGATTTGGGCAGCGTGCTCGGCCGCACGCCGGCGTTCGATCGCGATGCGCCGCTGTTCCAGGCGCTGCTGGCGGACGACCTGCTGTCGCGCTGCAAGCTGATCGCCGAGCCCTGGGACATCGGCCCCGGCGGCTATCAGGTGGGGGCGTTTCCCGGGCGCTTTGCCGAATGGAATGACCACTATCGGGACGATATGCGGCGCTTCTGGCTGCTGGGTGAGGCCTCGCTCGGCCAGTTCGCCCAGCGCTTCGCCGCCTCCAGCGACCTGTTCAAGGCGCGCGGGCGCGCGCCTTACGCCACCATCAACATGCTGACCGCGCATGACGGTTTTACCCTGCAGGATCTGGTCAGCTTCAGCCAAAAGCACAATCAGCCGAACGGCGAAGGCAACCGCGACGGCAGCGATCGCAACTTTAGCAACAACCACGGCGTTGAAGGCCCGACGGCCGACGACGCCATTTTGCAACGCCGTAGGGCCAGCCAGCGGGCGCTGCTCGCCACGCTGTTGCTGTCCCAGGGCACGCCGATGTTGCTGGCCGGCGACGAACATGGACATAGCCAGCAGGGGAACAACAACGCCTATTGTCAGGACAACGCCACCACCTGGCTCGACTGGGCCACGGCGGATGACGCCCTCACCGTTTACACCGCCGCGCTGATCCGGCTGCGCCGGCAGATCCCCGCTCTGCAGCGGGACCGCTGGTGGCAGGAAGGCGACGGCAGCGTGCAGTGGCTTAATGCGCAGGGGCAACCGCCCGATGCGCAGACGTGGGAGCAGGGCGAGCTGCAGCTGCAGATCCTGCTTTCGCAACGCTGGCTGCTGGTGATTAACGCCACGCCGCAGGCGGTGGAGATGAGGTTGCCCGACGGCGATTGGCAGGTTGTCGCCCCTTTTACTCAGGAAGACTCGCAGGCGGCTCTACCCGCCTGGCACCAGGCCGCGCACTCGCTTTGCGTGCTGGTACAGAAATAA
- the glgC gene encoding glucose-1-phosphate adenylyltransferase, translated as MVRFENNDPLMLARQLPIKSVALILAGGRGSRLKDLTSTRAKPAVHFGGKFRIIDFALSNCLNSGIRRIGVITQYHSHTLVQHIQRGWSFLNEEMNEFVDLLPAQQRLSTEHWYKGTADAVYQNLDIIRRYEAEYVVILAGDHIYKMDYSRMLIDHVEKGAQCTVACLPVPRSEASEFGVMEVDENDLILEFLEKPANPPAMPGNPDMSLASMGIYIFNAAYLFQLLEEDMSTPGSTHDFGKDLIPKITAQKAAWAHPFTLSCVTSNPDLPPYWRDVGTLEAYWRANLDLASVTPELDMYDRAWPIRTHMEPLPPAKFVQDRSGSHGMTMNSLVSGGCIVSGSVVVHSVLFPRVRVNSFCTIDSTVLLPDVNVGRSCRLRRCIIDRACHIPEGMVIGENADEDSKRFYRSEGGIVLVTREMLSKL; from the coding sequence ATGGTTAGGTTTGAAAATAACGACCCCCTGATGTTGGCGCGCCAGCTGCCGATCAAATCCGTGGCCCTGATCCTGGCCGGCGGCCGCGGTTCGCGACTGAAAGATTTGACCTCAACCCGCGCCAAGCCTGCCGTACATTTTGGCGGCAAGTTCCGCATTATCGATTTCGCCCTGTCGAACTGCCTCAACTCGGGCATTCGCCGCATCGGCGTAATTACCCAGTATCATTCGCACACCCTGGTGCAGCACATTCAGCGCGGCTGGTCGTTCCTCAATGAGGAAATGAACGAGTTCGTCGACCTGCTGCCGGCCCAGCAGCGTCTCAGCACCGAGCACTGGTACAAGGGCACGGCGGACGCGGTGTATCAGAACCTGGATATTATCCGCCGCTACGAGGCAGAGTACGTGGTGATCCTGGCGGGCGATCATATCTACAAGATGGACTACTCGCGCATGCTGATCGACCACGTCGAGAAGGGCGCGCAGTGCACCGTCGCCTGCCTGCCGGTGCCGCGCAGCGAGGCCAGCGAGTTCGGCGTGATGGAGGTGGACGAGAACGATCTGATCCTCGAATTCCTGGAAAAACCCGCCAACCCGCCGGCGATGCCGGGCAACCCGGACATGTCGCTGGCCAGCATGGGCATCTATATCTTCAACGCCGCTTATCTGTTCCAACTGCTGGAAGAAGATATGTCGACGCCCGGCTCCACCCACGACTTCGGCAAAGATCTGATCCCGAAAATCACCGCGCAGAAGGCGGCCTGGGCACACCCCTTCACGCTGTCCTGCGTCACTTCCAACCCCGATCTGCCGCCGTACTGGCGCGACGTGGGCACGCTGGAAGCCTACTGGCGCGCCAACCTCGATCTGGCCTCGGTGACGCCGGAGCTGGACATGTATGACCGCGCCTGGCCGATCCGCACCCATATGGAACCGCTGCCGCCGGCCAAGTTCGTGCAGGATCGCTCCGGCAGCCACGGCATGACCATGAACTCGCTGGTCTCCGGCGGCTGCATCGTGTCGGGATCGGTGGTGGTGCATTCGGTGCTGTTCCCGCGGGTGCGGGTGAACTCGTTCTGCACCATCGACTCTACCGTATTGTTGCCGGACGTAAACGTCGGCCGCTCTTGCCGCCTGCGGCGCTGCATCATCGACCGCGCCTGCCATATTCCCGAGGGCATGGTGATTGGTGAAAACGCCGACGAAGACAGCAAGCGTTTTTATCGTTCGGAAGGCGGCATTGTGCTGGTGACGCGCGAAATGCTGTCAAAGTTGTGA
- the glgA gene encoding glycogen synthase GlgA, whose protein sequence is MQVLHVCSEMFPLLKTGGLADVVGALPAAQIAEGADVRVLLPAFPDVRNGIPDTVLVAEIDSFAGRVGLRYGSYHGVGVYLIDAPWLYDRPGSPYHDQSMYAYADNHRRFALLGWMACELAKGLDRYWRPQVVHAHDWHAGLACAYLAANGHPARSVFTVHNLAYQGLFSAHHVAELWLPPSFYNIYGLEFYGQMSFLKAGLFYADHVTAVSPTYAREITRPEFGYGMEGLLQERQRQGRLSGILNGVDDKIWDPSHDPRLTARYDADDLKNKVKNKLHLQKAMGLKVDESLPVFAVVSRLTSQKGLDLVLEALPALLEQGGQLALLGAGDAVLQQAFLAAAADYPEQVGVQIGYHEAFSHRIIGGADVILVPSRFEPCGLTQLYGLKYGTLPLVRRTGGLADTVVDCALENLADGTASGFVFDDCDATALGNAIRRAMVLWSRPKHWRHVQRHAMGVDFGWQVAAKEYLSLYQRLL, encoded by the coding sequence ATGCAGGTTTTACACGTGTGTTCTGAAATGTTCCCCCTGTTGAAAACGGGTGGGCTCGCAGACGTGGTGGGTGCCTTGCCGGCGGCGCAAATTGCCGAAGGCGCCGACGTTCGGGTGTTATTGCCCGCTTTTCCTGACGTGCGCAACGGCATACCGGACACCGTGCTGGTGGCGGAAATCGATTCGTTCGCCGGCCGGGTCGGCCTGCGCTACGGCAGCTATCACGGCGTGGGGGTGTATCTGATCGACGCCCCCTGGCTGTATGACCGGCCGGGCAGCCCGTATCACGATCAATCGATGTACGCCTACGCCGACAACCACCGCCGCTTTGCGCTGCTGGGCTGGATGGCCTGCGAGCTGGCCAAGGGGTTGGATCGCTACTGGCGGCCGCAGGTGGTGCATGCGCACGACTGGCACGCCGGGCTGGCCTGCGCCTACCTGGCGGCCAACGGCCATCCGGCGCGTTCGGTGTTTACCGTGCACAATCTGGCCTATCAGGGGCTGTTCTCGGCCCACCACGTCGCCGAACTGTGGCTGCCGCCGTCGTTCTACAACATCTACGGGCTGGAGTTCTATGGCCAGATGTCGTTCCTCAAGGCGGGTCTGTTTTATGCCGATCACGTCACCGCCGTCAGCCCGACCTACGCCCGCGAGATCACCCGGCCGGAGTTCGGCTACGGCATGGAGGGGCTGTTGCAGGAGCGCCAGCGCCAGGGGCGGCTGAGCGGCATTCTCAACGGTGTGGACGACAAGATTTGGGATCCGTCCCACGATCCGCGGTTGACCGCGCGCTACGACGCCGACGATTTGAAAAACAAGGTGAAAAACAAGTTGCACCTGCAGAAAGCGATGGGGCTGAAGGTGGACGAATCGCTGCCGGTGTTTGCCGTGGTGAGCCGCCTGACCAGCCAGAAAGGGCTGGATCTGGTGCTGGAAGCGCTGCCGGCGCTGCTGGAACAGGGCGGGCAACTGGCGCTGCTGGGGGCCGGCGACGCGGTGTTGCAGCAGGCGTTTCTGGCTGCCGCCGCCGATTATCCGGAACAGGTGGGGGTGCAAATTGGCTACCACGAGGCGTTCTCGCACCGCATCATCGGCGGCGCCGACGTGATCCTGGTGCCGAGCCGCTTTGAGCCCTGCGGCCTGACGCAGCTTTATGGCCTGAAATACGGCACGCTGCCGCTGGTGCGGCGCACCGGCGGGCTGGCCGATACGGTGGTGGACTGCGCGCTGGAAAATCTGGCCGACGGCACCGCCAGCGGATTTGTGTTTGACGATTGTGACGCCACCGCCCTGGGCAACGCTATCCGGCGCGCGATGGTGCTGTGGAGCAGGCCTAAACATTGGCGTCACGTCCAGCGCCACGCCATGGGCGTGGATTTTGGCTGGCAGGTGGCGGCAAAGGAATACCTGTCGCTCTATCAACGCTTGTTGTAA
- the glgP gene encoding glycogen phosphorylase, producing the protein MTSPISYTSPTVSVEALKHSIAYKLMFIVGKDPAIANQHDWLNAVLFAVRDRMVERWLRSNRAQLSQDVRQVYYLSMEFLIGRTLSNALLSMGIYQDIDEALNEMGLSLAELLEEENDPGLGNGGLGRLAACFLDSLATLALPGRGYGIRYEYGMFKQNIVNGQQMESPDYWLEYGNPWEFPRHNTRYKVRFGGRVQQEGAKARWLETEEIVATAYDQVIPGFDTDATNTLRLWSAQASNEINLGKFNQGDYFAAVEDKNHSENVSRVLYPDDSTYSGRELRLRQEYFLVSATVQDILNRHWTMHKSFDNLADKIAIHLNDTHPVLSIPELMHRLIDEHKFSWLDAWAVVEQVFSYTNHTLMSEALETWPLDMIGRILPRHLQLIFEINDHFLKQVQEVAPGDNELLARVSIIDETNGRRVRMAWLAVVASHKVNGVSALHSELMVQSLFADFARLFPNRFCNKTNGVTPRRWLGLANPPLAAVLDDSIGQTWRTDLSQLSEIKANVDYPSFLQAVQAAKRQNKERLAAYIGKTLNVVVNPDALFDVQIKRIHEYKRQLLNVLHVITLYNRLLQDPDIERVPRVVIFAGKAASAYYAAKQIIRLINDVAKVINNDPRVHTQLKVVFIPNYGVSLAQIIIPAADLSEQISLAGTEASGTSNMKFALNGALTIGTLDGANVEMREHVGEENIFIFGNTAEQVEALRRNGYNPHLYYEQDPELHLALTQIATGAFSPEEPKRYSNLFDSLVNLGDHYQLLADYRSYVDTQDKVDEVYLNQDDWTRRAVLNIANMGYFSSDRTIQEYADEIWHIKPIKL; encoded by the coding sequence ATGACTTCACCGATTAGTTACACCTCACCCACGGTCAGTGTTGAAGCGCTGAAACACTCCATCGCCTATAAGCTGATGTTTATCGTCGGCAAAGATCCGGCCATCGCCAACCAGCATGACTGGCTGAACGCCGTGCTGTTCGCGGTGCGCGATCGCATGGTGGAGCGCTGGCTGCGTTCCAATCGCGCCCAGCTGTCGCAGGATGTGCGGCAGGTGTATTACCTGTCGATGGAATTCCTGATTGGCCGCACGCTGTCGAACGCGCTGCTGTCGATGGGGATTTATCAGGATATCGACGAGGCGCTGAACGAAATGGGGCTAAGCCTGGCCGAACTGCTGGAGGAAGAGAACGATCCCGGCCTCGGCAACGGCGGCCTGGGGCGGCTGGCGGCCTGCTTCCTGGATTCGCTGGCCACGCTGGCGCTGCCGGGGCGCGGCTACGGCATTCGCTATGAGTACGGCATGTTCAAACAGAACATCGTCAACGGCCAACAGATGGAGTCGCCGGACTATTGGCTGGAATACGGCAACCCCTGGGAGTTCCCGCGCCACAATACCCGCTACAAGGTGCGCTTCGGCGGCCGCGTGCAGCAAGAGGGCGCCAAGGCGCGCTGGCTGGAAACCGAAGAGATCGTGGCCACCGCCTACGATCAGGTCATTCCCGGCTTCGACACCGACGCGACCAATACCCTGCGGCTGTGGAGCGCGCAGGCCAGTAACGAGATCAACCTGGGTAAATTCAACCAGGGCGATTACTTTGCGGCGGTTGAGGATAAAAACCACTCGGAAAACGTATCCCGCGTGCTGTACCCGGACGACTCGACCTATTCCGGGCGCGAGCTGCGGCTGCGGCAGGAGTATTTCCTGGTGTCGGCCACGGTGCAGGATATCCTCAACCGCCACTGGACGATGCACAAGAGCTTCGACAATCTGGCGGACAAAATCGCCATCCACCTCAACGATACCCACCCGGTGCTGTCGATTCCGGAGCTGATGCACCGGCTGATCGACGAACACAAGTTCAGCTGGCTCGACGCCTGGGCGGTGGTGGAGCAGGTGTTCTCCTACACCAACCATACGCTGATGAGCGAGGCGCTGGAAACCTGGCCGCTGGACATGATCGGCCGCATTCTGCCGCGCCACCTGCAGCTGATTTTCGAGATCAACGACCACTTCCTCAAGCAGGTGCAGGAGGTGGCGCCGGGCGACAACGAGCTGTTGGCGCGGGTGTCGATCATCGACGAAACCAACGGCCGCCGGGTGCGCATGGCGTGGCTGGCGGTGGTGGCCAGCCACAAGGTCAACGGCGTTTCTGCCCTGCATTCCGAACTGATGGTGCAGTCGCTGTTCGCCGACTTCGCCCGGCTGTTCCCCAACCGTTTCTGCAATAAAACCAATGGCGTAACGCCGCGCCGCTGGCTGGGGCTGGCCAACCCGCCGCTGGCGGCGGTGCTGGACGACAGCATCGGCCAGACCTGGCGCACCGATCTCAGCCAGCTGAGCGAGATCAAGGCCAACGTTGACTACCCGAGCTTCCTGCAGGCGGTGCAGGCGGCCAAGCGGCAGAACAAGGAGCGGCTGGCGGCCTATATCGGCAAGACGCTCAACGTGGTGGTCAACCCGGACGCGCTGTTCGACGTGCAGATCAAACGCATTCACGAATACAAACGGCAGTTGCTCAACGTGCTGCATGTGATCACGCTGTATAACCGCCTGCTGCAGGATCCGGATATCGAACGGGTGCCGCGGGTGGTGATCTTCGCCGGCAAGGCGGCTTCGGCCTACTACGCCGCCAAGCAGATCATCCGGTTGATCAACGACGTGGCCAAGGTGATCAATAACGATCCGCGCGTGCACACCCAGCTGAAGGTGGTATTTATCCCCAACTACGGCGTCAGCCTGGCGCAGATCATCATCCCGGCGGCGGATCTTTCGGAGCAGATCTCGCTGGCGGGCACCGAGGCGTCGGGCACCAGCAACATGAAGTTCGCTCTGAACGGCGCGCTGACCATCGGCACGCTGGACGGCGCCAACGTCGAAATGCGCGAGCACGTGGGGGAGGAGAACATCTTTATCTTCGGCAATACCGCCGAGCAGGTGGAGGCGCTGCGCCGCAACGGCTACAACCCGCATCTTTACTACGAGCAGGACCCCGAGCTGCATCTGGCGCTGACCCAGATAGCCACCGGGGCGTTCAGCCCGGAAGAACCGAAGCGCTACAGCAACCTGTTCGATTCGCTGGTGAACCTGGGCGATCACTATCAGCTGCTGGCCGACTACCGCAGCTACGTGGATACCCAGGACAAGGTGGACGAGGTCTATCTCAATCAGGATGACTGGACGCGGCGGGCGGTGCTGAATATCGCCAATATGGGCTACTTCTCTTCCGACCGCACCATTCAGGAATACGCGGACGAAATCTGGCATATCAAGCCGATCAAACTGTAA